In Procambarus clarkii isolate CNS0578487 chromosome 5, FALCON_Pclarkii_2.0, whole genome shotgun sequence, the following are encoded in one genomic region:
- the LOC138351682 gene encoding GATA zinc finger domain-containing protein 7-like has translation MMSTSPECDKPKPDARASSLKSESNSSSSYNKNCDISGCNNNNNNNNNNNRLSQFNSRTDGQREHYLQQLEQQQGDKQLASAALINTFQQQQHQHIPAATASTHSSIGSINTFQQQQHQHIPASVASTHSSIGSINTFQHRQHQHIPASAASTHSSSNSINTFQQQQHQHIPAATASTHSSSNSINTFQQQQHQHIPAATALTHSSSNSINTFQQQHIPASTHSSINTFQHQHIPASTHSSINTFQHQHIPASTHSSINTFQHQHIPASTHSSINTFQHQHIPASTHSSINTFQHQHIPASTHSSINTFQHQHIPAATHSSINTFQHQHIPAATHSSINTFQHQHISASTHSSINSINTKSSINSVNNLMSGDYLANGS, from the exons ATGATGTCCACGTCCCCGGAGTGTGATAAGCCTAAGCCAGACGCTCGAGCCAGCAGCCTGAAGAGCGAGAGTAACAGCAGTAGCAGTTACAACAAAAATTGCGACATCTCCggttgtaacaacaacaacaacaacaacaacaacaacaaccgccTCAGCCAATTCAACTCCAGGACCGATGGTCAGCGAGAGCATTATTTGCAACAGCTGGAACAGCAGCAGGGTGACAAACAATTAGCATCGGCAGCATTAATTAACACattccagcagcaacagcatcaacacattccagcagcaacagcatcaacaCATTCCAGCATCGGCAGCATCAACACattccagcagcaacagcatcaacaCATTCCAGCATCGGTAGCATCAACACATTCCAGCATCGGTAGCATCAACACATTCCAGCATCGGCAGCATCAACACATTCCAGCATCGGCAGCATCAACACattccagcagcaacagcatcaacacattccagcagcaacagcatcaacacattccagcagcaacagcatcaacacattccagcagcaacagcatcaacacattccagcagcaacagcatcaacacattccagcagcaacagcattaaCACattccagcagcaacagcatcaacaCATTCCAGCAGCAACACATTCCAGCATCAACACATTCCAGCATCAACACATTCCAGCATCAACACATTCCAGCATCAACACATTCCAGCATCAACACATTCCAGCATCAACACATTCCAGCATCAACACATTCCAGCATCAACACATTCCAGCATCAACATATTCCAGCATCAACACATTCCAGCATCAACACATTCCAGCATCAACACATTCCAGCATCAACACATTCCAGCATCAACACATTCCAGCATCAACATATTCCAGCATCAACACATTCCAGCATCAACACATTCCAGCATCAACACATTCCAGCAGCAACACATTCCAGCATCAACACATTCCAGCATCAACACATTCCAGCAGCAACACATTCCAGCATCAACACATTCCAGCATCAACACATTTCAGCATCAACACATTCCAGCATCAACAGCATCAACACAAAGAGCAGCATCAACAGCGTGAATAACTTGATGAGTGGAG ATTATCTAGCCAATGGATCTTGA